A window from Mycobacteriales bacterium encodes these proteins:
- a CDS encoding CoA transferase yields the protein MNDVLAGVKVVEVAAWTFVPAAGAVLAEWGADVIKVEPKDGGDPQRGLITMGLVPAGKGGVNYMIEMPNRGKKSIGIDLATEGGKEVLYKLVENADVFVTNYLPKVRKKLGIDLEDIRKVNPKIIFVRGSAYGPNGPGADKPGYDGVSYWSRGGVGQQLTLSVPDADSIVAPRPAFGDVMGGMTIAGGIVAALYKKLKTGEPSVVDVSLLGLAAWNLSPDVTSSKLYDKDPIPKFDRKQAPNALVGNYKTKDGRFITLMMLQGDKFFPEFCNVIGRPELVTDERFAEPMNRFTNRAELIAILDEEFAGRTFEEWIAALEPLSGAWGPVQSAYELHDDPDVIANGYIPLVTSMQGAKFAMPVNPVQFDEQQVVPPGAPEHGQHTEEILLDAGVAWEQIEKYKEQGAIL from the coding sequence TTGAACGACGTCCTGGCCGGCGTCAAGGTGGTCGAGGTTGCCGCCTGGACCTTCGTTCCCGCGGCAGGCGCGGTGCTCGCAGAGTGGGGTGCCGACGTCATCAAGGTCGAGCCCAAGGACGGCGGCGACCCGCAGCGCGGCCTGATCACCATGGGTCTGGTGCCGGCCGGCAAGGGCGGCGTCAACTACATGATCGAGATGCCCAACCGCGGCAAGAAGTCGATCGGCATCGACCTGGCGACCGAGGGGGGCAAGGAGGTCCTCTACAAGCTGGTCGAGAACGCTGACGTCTTCGTCACCAACTATCTGCCGAAGGTTCGCAAGAAGCTCGGCATCGACCTCGAGGACATCCGCAAGGTCAACCCGAAGATCATCTTCGTCCGTGGCTCGGCGTACGGCCCGAACGGTCCCGGCGCGGACAAGCCCGGGTACGACGGCGTGTCGTACTGGTCCCGGGGCGGCGTCGGCCAGCAGCTGACGCTCAGCGTTCCCGACGCCGACTCGATCGTCGCGCCGCGCCCGGCCTTCGGTGACGTGATGGGCGGCATGACGATCGCGGGCGGCATCGTCGCCGCGCTGTACAAGAAGCTCAAGACGGGTGAGCCGTCGGTCGTCGACGTCTCGCTGCTCGGCCTCGCCGCCTGGAACCTCAGCCCCGATGTCACGAGCTCCAAGCTCTACGACAAGGACCCGATCCCCAAGTTCGACCGCAAGCAGGCGCCCAACGCCCTCGTCGGCAACTACAAGACCAAGGACGGCCGCTTCATCACGCTGATGATGTTGCAGGGGGACAAGTTCTTCCCGGAGTTCTGCAACGTGATCGGCCGGCCGGAACTCGTCACCGACGAGCGGTTCGCCGAGCCGATGAACCGGTTCACCAACCGCGCCGAGCTGATCGCGATCCTCGACGAGGAGTTCGCGGGTCGGACGTTCGAGGAGTGGATCGCCGCTCTCGAGCCGCTGTCCGGCGCGTGGGGCCCGGTGCAGTCGGCCTACGAGCTGCACGACGACCCGGACGTCATCGCCAACGGCTACATCCCGCTGGTCACCTCGATGCAGGGCGCGAAGTTCGCCATGCCGGTCAACCCGGTCCAGTTCG
- a CDS encoding amidohydrolase family protein, with protein LFENLSSVYKKMPQEFPENPIEAFKRCIYISPFWEDNFLDIVKLVGADRVVFGSDWPHPEGLKDPITYVDDLEGLSQSDIELIMGGNMCDLFKIKVPVSA; from the coding sequence CCTGTTCGAGAACCTCTCCAGCGTCTACAAGAAGATGCCGCAGGAGTTCCCGGAGAACCCGATCGAGGCGTTCAAGCGCTGCATCTACATCAGCCCGTTCTGGGAGGACAACTTCCTCGACATCGTGAAGCTGGTCGGCGCGGACCGCGTGGTGTTCGGCTCGGACTGGCCGCACCCCGAGGGCCTCAAGGACCCGATCACCTACGTCGACGACCTCGAGGGGCTGTCCCAGTCGGACATCGAGCTGATCATGGGCGGCAACATGTGCGACCTGTTCAAGATCAAGGTGCCCGTCAGCGCCTAG